In Chitinophagales bacterium, a genomic segment contains:
- the priA gene encoding primosomal protein N' — protein sequence MQLEEFETDITVFAEVILPLSLQKNYTYGIPKEFEDTAAIGKRVEIQFGKKKIYAGIIKTIHNEAPKEYKIKPILSVLDEYSIVSKTQLTFWKWMADYYVCAEGDVMNAALPSGFRLESETSIILHSSISEQNPRENADFSHLSDKEYLVAEAMLVEHELSIDEVSKILLQKTVYPVIQSLLKKNIITIKEKLIERYHPKMETWISLNPDAANDEKLKSLFDELEKKAPGQLAVLMAYIHLCNLQNDKGYREILKSDLIEKSKAGNAALNVLVKKKILFQHKREIGRVIDPNTESEAFQLSSQQAATLQQIRKEFESKNVVLLHGVTASGKTNLYVQLMEEVMARDQQVLYLLPEIALTSQIIDRLRKYFGSKIGIYHSRFNTAQRVEIWNKLLNGEYQVIIGARSSLFLPFENLGLLIVDEEHDSSYKQYDPAPRYHGRDAAIYLASLFNAKTILGSATPSLESYYNADKKKYGFAELTERYSGIEMPEIAMADLKEEKKRKTMHLHFSSKLLDGMKAALDRKEQVILFQNRRGYAPYLQCENCGWVAMCPNCDVHLTYHKFQHELRCHYCSHRKNSFRQCPACGSSHLTVSGFGTEKIEEELQLFLPGTIISRFDLDAIKAKHGYQKIISDFERGKIQVLVGTQMVTKGLDFENVSLVGVMNADQLLNYADFRSAERGFQLMSQVSGRAGRKKKRGNVTIQTMQPDLPLLQLIVNHDYRGFYNAEIIHRKKFFYPPYSRLIQLLFKHKEKKKAWEAATIIGDALQKELGKKVLGPAVPSVSRIKNLYLFQLLVKLDRSGALILHIKSLIRENLLKLGENTLYRSVDVAVDVDPN from the coding sequence ATGCAGCTAGAAGAATTTGAAACTGATATTACAGTATTTGCAGAAGTGATACTTCCCTTATCACTTCAAAAAAACTATACATATGGCATTCCAAAAGAATTTGAAGACACAGCTGCTATTGGAAAAAGAGTGGAGATTCAATTCGGGAAAAAAAAGATATACGCGGGAATTATAAAAACCATTCATAATGAAGCTCCTAAAGAATACAAGATTAAACCCATCCTTTCTGTGCTGGACGAATATTCTATCGTATCTAAAACGCAGCTTACCTTTTGGAAATGGATGGCAGATTATTATGTGTGCGCCGAGGGTGATGTAATGAATGCTGCGCTGCCATCAGGTTTCAGGCTAGAAAGTGAAACCAGTATTATTTTGCATTCCTCCATTTCAGAGCAGAATCCAAGGGAAAATGCTGACTTCAGCCACCTTTCAGACAAAGAATATTTAGTGGCTGAAGCGATGTTAGTGGAGCATGAACTCAGCATAGATGAGGTAAGCAAAATCCTACTTCAGAAAACGGTTTATCCTGTTATTCAATCATTGCTTAAAAAAAATATAATCACGATTAAAGAAAAACTCATTGAAAGATATCACCCTAAAATGGAAACGTGGATCAGTCTAAATCCCGATGCAGCAAATGATGAAAAATTAAAATCATTATTCGATGAGCTGGAGAAAAAGGCACCGGGGCAATTGGCGGTATTGATGGCATACATTCATCTCTGTAACCTGCAAAATGATAAGGGCTACCGTGAAATTCTTAAATCTGATCTTATCGAAAAATCGAAAGCAGGAAATGCAGCTTTGAACGTACTGGTAAAGAAAAAAATATTGTTTCAGCATAAAAGAGAAATAGGAAGAGTAATCGACCCAAATACAGAAAGTGAAGCCTTTCAGCTCTCTTCGCAACAAGCCGCAACACTGCAGCAGATCAGGAAAGAATTTGAAAGTAAAAATGTGGTACTTCTTCACGGAGTAACTGCAAGTGGAAAAACAAATCTCTATGTGCAGCTCATGGAAGAGGTAATGGCCAGGGATCAGCAAGTCCTGTACCTCCTTCCTGAAATAGCGCTTACCTCACAAATCATTGACCGGCTTCGAAAATATTTTGGCAGCAAAATCGGTATCTACCACTCCAGGTTCAATACTGCCCAGCGTGTAGAGATCTGGAACAAGCTTCTGAATGGTGAATACCAGGTCATCATTGGCGCGCGGTCCTCTTTGTTTCTTCCCTTTGAAAATTTAGGGCTATTAATAGTGGATGAAGAGCATGATTCTTCCTACAAGCAATATGATCCTGCACCACGCTATCATGGAAGAGATGCGGCGATTTATCTTGCCTCATTGTTTAATGCGAAAACTATTTTAGGAAGCGCCACTCCTTCTCTCGAAAGCTATTACAATGCGGACAAAAAAAAATATGGCTTTGCAGAATTGACGGAGCGCTACTCCGGTATAGAGATGCCTGAAATTGCCATGGCGGATTTGAAAGAGGAGAAGAAAAGGAAAACAATGCATTTGCATTTTAGCAGTAAGCTATTAGATGGAATGAAAGCTGCATTGGATAGAAAAGAACAGGTCATCTTATTTCAAAACAGGAGGGGATATGCTCCTTACCTTCAATGCGAAAATTGCGGCTGGGTTGCCATGTGCCCCAATTGTGATGTGCACCTGACGTATCATAAATTTCAGCATGAGCTGCGATGTCACTACTGCAGCCATAGAAAAAATTCATTCCGTCAATGTCCTGCATGCGGCAGCAGCCACCTCACCGTTTCAGGTTTCGGAACAGAAAAGATTGAAGAGGAGTTGCAGCTATTTCTGCCCGGTACCATCATCAGCCGTTTCGATCTGGATGCTATCAAGGCAAAGCACGGTTATCAAAAAATTATCAGTGATTTTGAGAGAGGTAAAATCCAGGTTTTGGTGGGGACGCAAATGGTGACCAAGGGGCTTGACTTTGAGAATGTTTCTCTTGTCGGGGTAATGAATGCAGACCAGTTGCTTAACTATGCTGACTTCAGAAGTGCTGAACGCGGTTTTCAGCTGATGTCGCAGGTGAGTGGGCGCGCAGGAAGAAAAAAGAAACGCGGAAATGTAACTATACAAACCATGCAGCCGGATTTACCACTGCTTCAGCTCATAGTGAATCATGATTACAGAGGTTTTTATAATGCTGAAATCATCCACCGGAAAAAGTTTTTTTATCCGCCGTATTCCAGGCTGATTCAATTACTTTTTAAACATAAAGAAAAGAAGAAAGCCTGGGAAGCTGCGACCATTATCGGTGATGCATTACAGAAAGAACTGGGAAAAAAAGTATTGGGTCCGGCGGTGCCATCAGTGTCCCGCATTAAAAATTTATACCTCTTTCAGTTGCTGGTCAAGCTGGATCGTTCGGGTGCATTGATACTTCATATTAAATCTCTGATCCGGGAAAACTTGCTAAAGCTTGGAGAAAATACTTTGTATAGAAGTGTGGATGTGGCGGTGGATGTAGATCCGAATTAA
- a CDS encoding PD40 domain-containing protein: protein MKFLRFFSLIIVLFSPGLLVAQNEFPATDLYLIDIKMVKGLPTFGEAKKITDWKGYDNQPSFTPDGKSVLYTSVRESGKADIFRYNMEEDRTTPEINTPLTAEYSPQLTPDRLNISCVRVMEDDSTQILVKFSNKDDNATVLFPKLQPVGYYCWATNDVVAMFVLGDTSTLQLGNVRTGQIKIVGKNIGRCLQKVPNRNAFSYVQKSDDSTQWTVHTRDAISGATATVVKCLPGTEDYCWLPDGTLLMGNGSKLYKFKPFLDKNGWVEVADFAGTPVAKFYRIAASLKGDKLCLVSYSGEKP from the coding sequence ATGAAATTTTTAAGATTTTTTTCACTCATTATAGTTTTGTTTTCTCCGGGATTACTGGTTGCGCAAAATGAATTTCCTGCAACGGACCTTTACCTGATAGATATAAAAATGGTGAAAGGGCTGCCAACATTTGGCGAGGCAAAAAAAATAACTGACTGGAAAGGGTACGATAACCAACCTTCTTTTACCCCTGATGGAAAAAGTGTTCTTTATACTTCCGTGCGTGAAAGCGGGAAAGCAGATATTTTCCGCTACAACATGGAGGAAGACCGGACTACTCCGGAAATAAACACTCCGCTTACTGCAGAATATTCACCTCAGTTAACCCCGGACCGGTTAAATATTTCTTGCGTGCGTGTAATGGAAGACGATAGCACTCAAATACTTGTTAAGTTCAGTAATAAGGATGACAATGCAACCGTGCTTTTCCCGAAACTGCAACCTGTGGGCTACTATTGCTGGGCAACCAATGATGTGGTAGCCATGTTTGTATTAGGTGATACTTCAACGTTACAGCTCGGAAATGTGAGAACAGGGCAGATCAAAATTGTGGGGAAAAATATAGGACGTTGTCTTCAAAAAGTGCCAAACCGTAACGCTTTTTCTTATGTCCAGAAAAGTGATGATTCCACGCAATGGACCGTTCATACCCGCGATGCTATTTCCGGTGCCACTGCAACCGTGGTAAAGTGCCTGCCCGGTACAGAGGATTACTGCTGGCTGCCGGATGGAACCTTGCTTATGGGTAACGGCTCCAAGCTCTATAAATTCAAGCCCTTTTTGGATAAAAACGGCTGGGTTGAGGTGGCCGACTTTGCAGGCACCCCTGTTGCTAAATTTTACAGGATCGCGGCAAGCCTGAAAGGCGATAAGCTATGCTTAGTATCATATTCCGGGGAAAAACCATAA
- a CDS encoding type II toxin-antitoxin system HicB family antitoxin yields the protein MKLTLVVYQGEDGFLVGKIKEIPEVMSQGTTKENLRMNILDALNTYYDDLRTESGIEPSALSTEELTLSIS from the coding sequence ATGAAGTTAACTCTCGTGGTTTATCAGGGCGAAGACGGGTTCCTTGTAGGTAAAATCAAAGAAATTCCGGAGGTAATGTCTCAGGGCACAACGAAAGAAAATTTAAGAATGAATATTCTTGACGCGCTGAATACTTATTATGATGATTTGAGAACCGAAAGCGGAATTGAACCCTCAGCATTATCTACTGAAGAACTTACGCTGTCAATTTCATGA
- a CDS encoding PorT family protein: MRTIITIIVAIMAITLHSNAQISLGLKGGGNLSSVHFKDTSENRIAKSIVSFFTGGVMNIPVSKQLSIQPELLFTQKGLSIPDAWIDSRLNMNYLEVPVLLKRTFKTKTVKICVNGGPYAAYLAGANAVATLDGQKERVKMEAEDINSTFQRFDYGIVGGTGFLLKTGPGDITFDARYEFGLGNIEKSDPEMEVKDAAHNRVFSLSAGYLIPIGK, from the coding sequence ATGAGAACAATTATAACCATTATCGTTGCCATTATGGCAATCACTTTACACTCAAATGCGCAAATCTCCCTCGGACTTAAGGGCGGAGGAAATTTATCTTCTGTGCATTTTAAAGACACATCTGAAAATCGAATAGCGAAATCCATAGTATCATTTTTTACGGGTGGAGTTATGAACATTCCGGTTTCAAAACAATTGAGCATTCAGCCTGAATTGCTTTTTACTCAAAAAGGATTAAGTATTCCTGATGCCTGGATTGATTCAAGGTTAAATATGAATTATCTCGAAGTGCCGGTCCTTCTTAAAAGAACTTTCAAAACTAAAACTGTTAAAATTTGCGTTAATGGCGGTCCATATGCCGCTTATTTAGCAGGGGCCAATGCAGTTGCCACATTGGATGGCCAAAAAGAGCGTGTAAAAATGGAGGCTGAAGATATTAATTCTACTTTTCAGCGATTCGATTATGGAATTGTTGGTGGTACAGGATTTCTTCTAAAAACTGGTCCCGGCGACATCACTTTTGATGCACGCTATGAATTTGGCTTGGGCAATATAGAAAAGAGCGATCCTGAGATGGAGGTTAAAGATGCTGCCCATAACCGTGTATTCTCGCTATCTGCAGGTTATTTGATCCCGATAGGAAAATAA
- a CDS encoding T9SS type A sorting domain-containing protein, protein MKTTILSFLFQFLAFQIIYAQVWAPLGNGVTAEHKNDYAKVNTFSEDTVNHLLYVGGDFYYAGDTVSRYLAIWNGIEWHTVESGDISISGPVTGSYMLHDTVLYSNSHGIGRFHNHKFLEDLPGVGGAVRAFMMYHDTLFAAGSFFGGIKKYNGKKWEIVGGGVYNAYDLCIYNDQLIVGGSFTEAGDSVAHDIAAWDGNTWHSLGSGTKYNQFQTSGIIEALTVYNNTIIAGGLFDHAGDSTAHYVAQWDGVTWHPMDGLCDEVVDLFSDGKHGVYACGWFGMNKSGKCAANRVAYWNGSEWSDLDFGEIDPVFCMNFFDNDLYVGGIFTRAGDVDANHIARLENAIATSSPSITHNQTLDFYPNPATDQLHIETPNIHNATVTILNLLGQVVLQQEFSDNGLFDISNLPKGMYLVNIMDGIGKVLKKGKVVKE, encoded by the coding sequence ATGAAGACAACGATACTTTCCTTCTTGTTTCAATTTTTAGCTTTTCAAATAATCTATGCTCAGGTTTGGGCTCCATTAGGAAATGGTGTAACGGCGGAACATAAGAATGACTATGCTAAGGTGAATACCTTTTCTGAAGATACCGTTAATCATCTATTATATGTAGGTGGTGATTTTTATTATGCTGGAGATACGGTATCGAGATACTTAGCAATTTGGAATGGAATAGAATGGCATACTGTTGAAAGCGGCGATATTTCTATTTCTGGCCCTGTGACCGGCAGTTATATGCTTCATGACACTGTGCTTTACTCTAATTCTCATGGTATAGGGCGATTTCATAATCATAAATTCCTCGAGGATTTGCCAGGTGTAGGCGGCGCGGTACGTGCCTTCATGATGTACCATGATACTCTTTTTGCAGCAGGAAGTTTTTTCGGAGGCATTAAAAAATATAATGGAAAGAAATGGGAGATAGTAGGCGGAGGTGTATATAATGCCTATGATCTGTGTATTTATAATGATCAGTTAATTGTTGGGGGTTCATTCACTGAAGCTGGTGATTCGGTTGCACATGACATCGCCGCATGGGATGGAAATACTTGGCATAGCCTTGGAAGTGGAACAAAATATAACCAGTTTCAAACTTCAGGTATTATTGAAGCTTTGACCGTCTACAATAATACAATTATTGCCGGTGGATTATTCGATCACGCAGGTGATAGCACAGCTCATTATGTAGCGCAATGGGACGGAGTAACATGGCATCCGATGGATGGATTATGTGACGAAGTGGTGGATTTGTTTTCAGATGGGAAGCATGGTGTATATGCCTGCGGATGGTTTGGGATGAATAAAAGCGGTAAGTGTGCTGCCAATAGAGTTGCATACTGGAATGGGAGTGAGTGGTCAGATTTAGATTTTGGTGAAATCGACCCGGTATTTTGCATGAACTTCTTTGATAATGATTTATATGTCGGAGGAATTTTTACACGAGCCGGTGACGTAGATGCCAACCATATTGCGCGGCTTGAAAATGCAATTGCTACTTCTTCACCATCGATCACTCATAACCAAACCTTAGACTTCTATCCCAACCCCGCCACCGACCAACTGCATATTGAAACACCCAACATCCACAATGCAACCGTTACCATTTTAAACCTGTTAGGTCAGGTTGTGTTGCAGCAGGAGTTTTCAGATAACGGATTGTTTGATATTTCAAATCTGCCAAAAGGAATGTACCTGGTAAATATTATGGATGGAATAGGAAAGGTTTTGAAGAAGGGGAAAGTAGTTAAAGAATGA
- a CDS encoding T9SS type A sorting domain-containing protein, whose product MKTPILSFLFQFLIFQIAYAQVWSPLQNGVQAKDSIFDKSTVLTLFSDTINLHIEASSLHNATVTILNLFGQAVMKQQFSDNASINISTLAKGIYLVNIMDERRNVLKAEKVLKE is encoded by the coding sequence ATGAAGACACCAATACTTTCCTTCCTGTTTCAATTTTTAATTTTTCAAATAGCCTATGCTCAGGTATGGTCACCTCTGCAAAACGGAGTACAAGCAAAAGACAGCATCTTTGATAAGTCAACTGTTCTAACCCTTTTTTCGGATACTATAAATCTCCATATTGAAGCATCAAGCCTCCACAATGCAACCGTCACTATTTTAAACCTGTTCGGGCAGGCTGTGATGAAGCAGCAGTTTTCCGATAACGCATCGATTAACATTTCGACGCTGGCAAAAGGAATATACCTGGTAAATATTATGGATGAAAGAAGAAATGTTTTGAAGGCCGAAAAAGTATTAAAGGAATAG
- the paaN gene encoding phenylacetic acid degradation protein PaaN — MSLFEKHNEILDRAVKAIRERSFYAAYPDNPKAFSEDAPAQGLETFQGLLNKNFDLEAQRSPLHWLGEEVSPYTNEPLGVLYPVYSVEDLVSNSKIAFHTWRKISPSERAGLLVESLERMKAHFFDIASATQHTTGQSWIMSFQASGPHAADRALEAIAMGYAELTRFPEKVMWEKPMGKSSVRLEKTLQPVPKGISLVIGCSTFPVWNSLPGIYASLVTGNSVIVKPHPRSVLPIAICVSLLQQTLAANGYDPSIVQLAADTSSSQNTKEIASHPYITLIDYTGSSSFGNYIESLPGKTTFTEKAGINAVIIDSVKDLDAALQNLAFSVSLYSGQMCTAPQNFFIPETVRAGDQVLSFDVVAAKLKEAISGLVSNPKMGSGVLGAIQNEETLERAQHTGSRGKKIWLEPMAVKNDEFLNARTISPLLMEADSADAQLFENELFGPVSIVIKTKNTVEALRLAKELAAEHGAITCAAYTTNDSVMKMICDEMNEVFVPVTFNLTGPYWVNQHAAFSDFHVTGGNPAGNASLVNPEFVIKRFVWVGNRNMIA, encoded by the coding sequence ATGTCACTTTTTGAGAAGCATAACGAAATTCTTGACCGGGCAGTAAAAGCTATAAGAGAGCGCAGCTTTTATGCAGCCTATCCGGACAATCCGAAGGCTTTTAGTGAAGATGCCCCGGCACAGGGATTAGAAACATTCCAGGGGTTACTTAATAAAAATTTTGACCTGGAAGCACAGCGCTCGCCTTTGCACTGGTTAGGAGAAGAAGTATCACCATATACTAATGAGCCGCTCGGGGTTCTTTATCCCGTATACAGCGTTGAAGACCTGGTCTCCAATTCTAAAATTGCGTTTCACACATGGCGAAAAATTTCACCTTCTGAGCGCGCTGGTTTATTGGTAGAATCGCTCGAAAGGATGAAGGCGCATTTCTTTGATATTGCATCTGCCACGCAGCACACTACCGGCCAGTCATGGATCATGTCATTCCAGGCATCGGGGCCGCACGCAGCAGACCGGGCACTGGAAGCAATTGCTATGGGCTATGCAGAGCTTACCCGGTTTCCTGAAAAAGTGATGTGGGAAAAACCGATGGGAAAATCTTCTGTGAGATTAGAAAAAACCTTGCAGCCGGTTCCAAAGGGAATCAGCCTGGTAATAGGGTGTTCCACCTTTCCTGTCTGGAACTCCCTACCGGGAATTTATGCCAGCCTGGTTACCGGCAATAGCGTAATTGTAAAACCTCATCCCAGGTCCGTTTTACCTATTGCCATATGCGTGTCTTTGCTTCAGCAGACATTAGCAGCAAATGGCTACGATCCTTCCATAGTGCAACTGGCAGCAGATACTTCTTCCAGTCAAAATACCAAAGAGATTGCCTCACATCCTTATATAACATTGATTGATTACACCGGAAGTTCTTCCTTCGGAAATTACATAGAATCACTTCCCGGCAAAACTACTTTCACGGAAAAGGCCGGCATTAATGCTGTGATCATCGATTCGGTAAAAGACCTGGATGCAGCGCTGCAGAATCTTGCCTTCTCCGTTTCTCTGTATTCGGGGCAGATGTGCACGGCGCCTCAAAATTTTTTTATTCCTGAAACAGTAAGGGCAGGCGACCAGGTTCTGTCTTTTGATGTGGTGGCTGCGAAGCTGAAAGAGGCTATAAGCGGGCTGGTGAGCAACCCGAAGATGGGCTCAGGAGTTTTAGGCGCCATACAAAATGAAGAAACACTGGAGCGGGCACAGCACACCGGAAGCAGAGGCAAGAAAATCTGGTTAGAGCCAATGGCTGTAAAGAACGATGAATTTTTAAATGCAAGGACTATTTCACCTTTATTGATGGAAGCAGATTCTGCGGACGCACAGCTGTTTGAAAATGAATTATTCGGACCTGTTTCTATAGTGATTAAAACAAAGAATACGGTGGAAGCATTACGGCTTGCAAAAGAACTGGCCGCGGAGCATGGTGCCATTACTTGTGCTGCATACACTACTAATGACTCTGTGATGAAGATGATCTGTGATGAGATGAATGAAGTGTTTGTACCGGTCACATTTAACCTTACCGGACCTTACTGGGTGAATCAGCATGCGGCGTTTTCTGATTTTCATGTAACCGGGGGAAACCCAGCCGGCAATGCATCGCTCGTTAATCCCGAGTTTGTGATCAAGAGGTTTGTGTGGGTGGGAAACAGGAATATGATAGCTTAA
- a CDS encoding T9SS type A sorting domain-containing protein, with the protein MKKFLLLLSFLFFQYASVAQTWIPLGVGIGSGIVGAYINTMVFDSTHNYLYVGGNFSYAGDNPANSIAFWDGTEWNSLEIDTNYEGEYTKLLNYDDTILIADPFGRILKLYDTSIVGRVSSLNGKIRDLIVYNGELYACGDFISDYDDHPLNKIARWNGEKWQSLGIGIQGQYITSMNIYNGNLIVGGIFDKAGDSSMNNIAGWDGKNWFSLGKGITWTQSTAVVSAIEIYKNELYAGGVFDSAGNRFAKNIAKWNGANWDSVGAGLLGGVLSLLFKDSSLYVGGGFRTYGVYIGNRVARWDGNHWFDLDLSTSGTVHDLIPFKGSVIAGGNFTNTNDGKTVNNIAEYSTITNTNYISPKAAKFYIYPNPATDQLHIEATNIHNATVNILNLFGHVVLKQQFSDNASIDISNLPKGMYLINIRDEKGNVLQTEKVVKQ; encoded by the coding sequence ATGAAAAAGTTTTTACTCCTTTTAAGCTTTTTATTTTTTCAATACGCCTCCGTAGCCCAGACTTGGATCCCTTTGGGTGTGGGAATAGGTAGCGGGATTGTAGGTGCCTATATCAATACAATGGTTTTCGATTCCACCCATAATTACCTTTATGTAGGAGGTAATTTTTCTTATGCAGGTGATAATCCTGCAAACAGCATAGCCTTTTGGGATGGAACTGAATGGAATAGCTTGGAGATAGACACAAACTATGAAGGAGAATATACGAAACTTTTGAATTATGATGATACCATTCTCATTGCCGATCCATTCGGAAGAATATTGAAACTTTATGATACCAGTATTGTCGGACGAGTAAGTTCATTGAATGGGAAAATAAGAGATCTTATAGTTTATAATGGTGAATTATATGCCTGTGGTGATTTTATTTCAGACTATGATGATCATCCCTTAAATAAAATTGCCCGATGGAATGGAGAAAAATGGCAGTCCCTTGGCATAGGCATACAAGGACAGTATATTACTTCTATGAATATTTATAATGGGAATCTAATAGTAGGAGGAATATTCGATAAGGCCGGAGACTCATCAATGAACAATATTGCCGGTTGGGATGGAAAGAATTGGTTCTCACTTGGTAAGGGCATTACCTGGACACAGTCTACCGCTGTTGTGTCAGCTATTGAAATCTATAAAAATGAATTATATGCAGGAGGGGTCTTTGATTCGGCAGGAAATCGCTTTGCAAAGAATATTGCAAAATGGAATGGGGCAAATTGGGATTCTGTAGGAGCTGGTCTGCTAGGAGGAGTACTTTCATTATTATTTAAAGATAGTAGCTTGTATGTTGGGGGAGGCTTTAGAACTTATGGTGTGTATATTGGAAATAGAGTAGCCCGTTGGGATGGAAATCATTGGTTCGATCTGGATCTTTCAACAAGTGGAACTGTACATGATCTTATTCCTTTTAAAGGGAGTGTCATAGCTGGTGGTAATTTTACAAATACGAATGATGGTAAAACTGTAAATAATATAGCTGAATATTCAACTATTACCAATACGAATTATATATCGCCTAAAGCGGCTAAATTTTATATCTACCCCAACCCTGCCACCGATCAACTGCATATTGAAGCGACAAACATCCATAATGCAACTGTCAATATTTTAAACCTGTTCGGGCATGTTGTGTTGAAGCAGCAGTTTTCAGATAATGCATCCATTGATATTTCAAATCTGCCAAAAGGAATGTACCTGATAAACATTAGGGATGAAAAAGGAAATGTTTTACAAACAGAAAAAGTGGTGAAGCAATAA
- a CDS encoding type II toxin-antitoxin system HicA family toxin, which produces MKHKKFIRHLNDHNCFFHHHGANHDIYKNNSNQRKTTVPRHTDIDKFLCKEICKQLEIDFPKSF; this is translated from the coding sequence ATGAAGCATAAAAAGTTCATCAGGCATTTGAATGATCATAATTGTTTCTTTCACCATCATGGGGCAAACCACGATATTTACAAGAATAACTCTAATCAGAGGAAAACCACAGTTCCCCGACATACCGACATTGATAAATTTCTCTGCAAAGAGATATGCAAACAACTCGAAATCGATTTTCCTAAAAGCTTCTGA